A DNA window from Mycolicibacter hiberniae contains the following coding sequences:
- a CDS encoding enoyl-CoA hydratase/isomerase family protein, whose protein sequence is MSSLDLGLTAWHCNVGKPVITAVNGVCAGGGLHWVADADIVIASADATFVDPHVSIGQVSALETIALMRRYRRGRAADGAGRQPRATHRAARHQLGMISQVVDPPEKLRDVAQELAEKIAQNSPAACAPPSALCALEYGLTDACREGAKHLTSMWGHPDQDEGPRAFADKRSPQWLPLEPDS, encoded by the coding sequence ATGTCCTCCCTCGACCTCGGGCTCACCGCCTGGCATTGCAACGTCGGCAAACCGGTCATCACCGCGGTCAACGGCGTGTGCGCAGGTGGCGGCCTGCACTGGGTCGCCGACGCCGACATCGTCATCGCCTCCGCCGATGCGACTTTCGTCGATCCCCATGTCTCGATCGGTCAGGTCAGCGCGCTGGAGACCATCGCGCTGATGCGCAGATACCGCCGAGGCCGTGCTGCGGATGGCGCTGGTCGGCAGCCACGAGCGACTCACCGCGCAGCGCGCCACCAACTCGGCATGATCAGCCAGGTCGTCGATCCACCGGAGAAGCTGCGCGACGTCGCCCAGGAACTCGCGGAGAAGATCGCCCAAAACTCGCCGGCGGCATGCGCGCCACCAAGCGCACTGTGCGCCCTGGAGTACGGGTTGACCGACGCGTGCCGGGAAGGCGCCAAACACCTGACATCGATGTGGGGTCACCCCGACCAAGACGAGGGCCCGCGCGCCTTCGCCGACAAACGCTCCCCGCAATGGCTTCCGTTGGAGCCGGATTCATGA
- a CDS encoding enoyl-CoA hydratase/isomerase family protein — translation MDVVQVARDRDAMRKHSRRTRDAELKISSWHCDVWKPVIAAVNGVCAGGGLHLVADADIVIAAECASFVDPHVSVGQAVAYEAITLLRKSPMEGITRMALSGRGERISAQRAYELGIVSEVVAQDRLRTAAGTLAAAIATNCPTACE, via the coding sequence ATGGACGTCGTACAGGTGGCGCGCGACAGGGACGCCATGCGCAAGCACTCCCGGCGGACCCGGGACGCCGAGCTGAAGATCTCGTCTTGGCACTGCGATGTCTGGAAACCGGTGATCGCCGCGGTGAACGGCGTGTGCGCCGGCGGCGGGCTGCATCTGGTCGCCGACGCCGATATCGTGATCGCCGCCGAGTGCGCCTCCTTCGTCGACCCACACGTTTCCGTCGGGCAGGCCGTCGCCTACGAAGCGATCACCCTGTTGCGCAAATCGCCGATGGAGGGGATAACCCGAATGGCGTTGAGCGGTCGAGGCGAACGTATCTCCGCACAACGCGCCTACGAACTGGGCATCGTATCGGAGGTCGTCGCGCAAGACCGGCTGCGCACCGCGGCGGGCACGTTGGCCGCAGCGATCGCGACCAACTGCCCGACTGCGTGCGAGTGA
- a CDS encoding enoyl-CoA hydratase/isomerase family protein: MTDYERLIVQKSGGIGWLILNRPEAGNAFDALMLDELEHAWADLEADPDVRVIVNTANGRRSAPAWTSYRWRATGTPCASTPGGPGTPS, from the coding sequence GTGACCGACTACGAACGGCTGATTGTGCAGAAGAGCGGCGGCATCGGCTGGCTCATCCTGAACCGCCCGGAGGCCGGCAACGCCTTTGATGCGCTGATGCTCGACGAGCTCGAACACGCCTGGGCTGACCTCGAGGCCGACCCCGACGTTCGGGTGATCGTCAACACCGCCAACGGAAGGCGTTCTGCACCGGCATGGACGTCGTACAGGTGGCGCGCGACAGGGACGCCATGCGCAAGCACTCCCGGCGGACCCGGGACGCCGAGCTGA
- a CDS encoding enoyl-CoA hydratase/isomerase family protein: MITTTAPFARKPRVGATQRRLPNKANRLIPLMLETQVPIVSVVHGWAAGLGFHIALASDFCLAADDTKFWEPFMARGLSPDSGAAWLLPRLIGMVRTRRLLMLGEELSGAQAAAWEIIHEAHAPTDLAAAADEFTNRIATGPTVALGLTKWLLQSGNGLDLDRHLHNEAMALELATRSDDFKAGLAAFREKREAEFQGR; encoded by the coding sequence CTGATCACAACGACCGCACCTTTTGCACGCAAACCGCGCGTCGGCGCCACCCAGCGCAGACTGCCGAATAAGGCCAACCGGCTCATCCCGCTGATGCTCGAGACGCAGGTGCCGATCGTCTCGGTGGTGCACGGCTGGGCTGCCGGACTCGGGTTCCATATCGCCCTGGCATCCGACTTCTGCCTGGCCGCCGACGACACGAAATTCTGGGAACCGTTCATGGCCCGCGGTCTGAGTCCGGACAGCGGCGCCGCATGGCTGCTGCCCCGCCTGATCGGGATGGTGCGCACCCGCCGACTACTGATGCTCGGCGAGGAGCTCTCCGGTGCTCAGGCCGCAGCATGGGAGATCATCCACGAGGCCCACGCCCCAACCGATCTGGCTGCCGCTGCCGACGAGTTCACGAACCGGATCGCGACCGGGCCGACGGTCGCGCTGGGCCTCACCAAATGGCTGCTACAGAGCGGGAACGGACTGGACCTCGACCGGCACCTCCACAACGAAGCCATGGCTCTGGAACTGGCGACCCGCAGTGACGACTTCAAAGCGGGCCTGGCGGCCTTCCGGGAGAAGCGGGAAGCGGAGTTTCAGGGTCGATGA
- a CDS encoding Clp protease/crotonase-like domain-containing protein, protein MTYAGVPGLVVEHRGHELRLTLDRAERRNAIDDVVLDALVAHVAAAGTDEEVRVIRIDANGPDFCGVGPDHNDRTFCTQTARRRHPAQTAE, encoded by the coding sequence ATGACCTACGCCGGCGTCCCGGGCCTCGTGGTAGAACACCGGGGCCACGAGTTGCGCCTGACCCTCGACCGTGCCGAGCGGCGCAACGCGATCGACGATGTAGTCCTCGACGCCCTGGTGGCCCACGTCGCGGCAGCCGGTACCGACGAAGAGGTGCGCGTCATCCGCATCGACGCCAACGGGCCGGACTTCTGCGGGGTCGGACCTGATCACAACGACCGCACCTTTTGCACGCAAACCGCGCGTCGGCGCCACCCAGCGCAGACTGCCGAATAA
- a CDS encoding hotdog family protein encodes MTGTGQITDEALERLRATIGIAVPNPQPPHYRRPNEDAFRHAAESYGDGNPLWCDPDYASKSVWGEPIAPPPLIGGDTVIGEDEVTELSEADRALTKGDPLRGVHAFYASSSREWWAPLRAGHRVYRRNALVAALDKTSDFAERAVHEWTAQVFRDDEGTILGGQYRNMIRTERSKARGRKKYQGVELKTWTPEEITEIDARYPREAPRGSEPRWWEDVREGDAVGPLTKGPLTVTDMVCWHVGMGTGMYGVRPLRLAWRNRQRIPRFYTPNEQGVPDVAQRVHWDPDAARGAGNPTTFDYGRMRETWLIHLCTDWMGDDAWLWKLDCEFRLFNYVGDLHTISGTVVRKFLAEGDRPAVELELAATNHRGEITAPGHATVLLPSRERGPVRLPDPPGGATDLTQLLTAVSARFAQD; translated from the coding sequence ATGACCGGCACCGGCCAAATCACCGATGAGGCGCTGGAACGGCTGCGGGCCACCATCGGCATCGCCGTCCCCAACCCGCAGCCACCGCACTACCGGCGTCCCAACGAAGACGCCTTTCGCCATGCCGCGGAGAGCTACGGCGACGGAAATCCACTGTGGTGCGATCCCGACTATGCGTCCAAATCGGTTTGGGGCGAACCGATCGCGCCGCCGCCGCTGATAGGCGGTGACACCGTGATCGGAGAGGACGAAGTCACCGAGCTGTCCGAGGCGGACCGCGCGCTCACCAAGGGCGACCCGCTGCGGGGTGTACACGCCTTCTACGCGTCATCGTCGCGGGAATGGTGGGCGCCGCTGCGAGCAGGACATCGCGTCTATCGGCGCAACGCCCTGGTGGCAGCACTCGACAAGACCAGCGATTTCGCCGAGCGCGCCGTCCACGAGTGGACGGCGCAGGTCTTCCGCGACGACGAGGGAACCATCCTCGGAGGCCAGTACCGCAACATGATCCGCACCGAACGCAGCAAGGCCCGCGGTCGCAAGAAATACCAGGGGGTCGAGCTCAAGACCTGGACACCGGAGGAGATCACCGAGATCGACGCGCGGTACCCGAGGGAGGCCCCGCGCGGGTCCGAGCCGCGATGGTGGGAAGACGTCCGGGAGGGTGACGCCGTCGGGCCGCTGACCAAGGGGCCACTGACCGTCACCGACATGGTCTGCTGGCACGTCGGCATGGGCACCGGTATGTACGGTGTGCGACCGCTACGGCTGGCATGGCGCAACCGGCAGCGAATTCCCCGGTTCTACACGCCCAATGAGCAAGGTGTGCCCGATGTTGCGCAGCGCGTCCACTGGGACCCCGATGCTGCCCGCGGCGCCGGAAACCCGACCACGTTCGACTATGGCCGGATGCGCGAGACGTGGCTCATCCATCTGTGCACCGATTGGATGGGCGATGACGCCTGGCTGTGGAAATTGGACTGCGAGTTCCGGCTGTTCAACTACGTCGGCGACCTGCACACCATCTCAGGGACCGTGGTGCGCAAGTTCCTCGCCGAGGGGGACCGGCCGGCCGTCGAATTGGAATTGGCGGCCACCAACCACCGAGGCGAAATCACCGCGCCGGGCCATGCCACCGTCCTGCTGCCCAGCCGTGAACGAGGTCCGGTCCGGCTACCCGATCCGCCCGGCGGAGCAACCGACCTCACCCAACTGCTGACCGCGGTGTCGGCGCGGTTCGCGCAGGATTGA
- a CDS encoding class I adenylate-forming enzyme family protein → MTCPTGLLGNAGPRAAGLRARYRAAGHWSQQSLDLVHDTAARHPERIALIDRGEQISFAELDGRIDRICRELTGAGAAPGSAVVVVAGNDVDSVAAVHAVQRCDAVVLLVPRSAGAAQIAQIIDRTGASFGLAPNWPTAAEELATRCRWIASSEGDSFRAPAPHRPHRPADEPSFVLYTSGTTAEPKGVVHSLSTLHKASANYIAAAGLGPADRIFLISPLASVTGVVQALFIGPMLAAPIVLEDRWDPAGTCDFLLSSGATWYGGPDRLLDRLLDEAVARESPVPLRAVYLGGTMLDPRIVERVEDDFGIVVMRAYGSSEVPVSTSGQRTDARQVRHADDGVPLADVEVRLGSSGDSAECCIRGPHTFLGYTDPAADDNAFDGEWFRTGDVAEVDGGRVRIVGRIKDIVIRNGMKIPAAEVEQAVAAIAGVGECAAYSVPDATTGERLALALVLDGDAELSLAELTAALVSAGLPKYKLPEELVFWDQPLPVNANGKVARNRLHEHAAGRPRVVADRLVAAD, encoded by the coding sequence ATGACGTGCCCGACCGGTCTTCTGGGCAATGCGGGGCCGCGCGCCGCCGGACTGCGGGCGCGCTATCGGGCCGCCGGGCATTGGTCGCAGCAGTCGCTGGACCTTGTACACGACACTGCGGCAAGGCATCCCGAGAGGATCGCATTGATCGATCGGGGCGAACAGATCAGCTTTGCTGAACTGGACGGCCGCATCGACAGGATATGCCGGGAGCTGACCGGGGCTGGCGCGGCGCCGGGGAGTGCGGTTGTCGTGGTGGCCGGCAACGACGTCGACTCGGTGGCCGCCGTGCACGCGGTTCAGCGTTGTGATGCCGTCGTGCTGCTGGTGCCACGCAGCGCCGGCGCTGCGCAGATCGCTCAGATCATTGATCGCACCGGGGCATCGTTCGGTTTGGCGCCGAACTGGCCGACGGCGGCCGAAGAGCTGGCCACGAGGTGCAGGTGGATCGCGAGCTCAGAGGGTGACTCGTTCAGGGCACCGGCACCGCATCGGCCCCACCGGCCCGCCGATGAACCGTCGTTTGTGCTGTACACCTCGGGGACCACCGCCGAGCCCAAGGGGGTGGTGCACTCGCTGAGCACCCTGCACAAGGCGTCCGCCAACTACATCGCCGCCGCCGGACTGGGGCCGGCGGACCGGATCTTCCTGATCAGCCCGCTGGCGTCTGTCACCGGTGTGGTGCAGGCCTTGTTCATCGGTCCCATGCTTGCGGCGCCGATCGTGCTGGAGGACCGTTGGGATCCCGCGGGGACGTGCGACTTCCTATTGTCCAGCGGGGCGACGTGGTACGGCGGACCCGACCGCCTGCTGGACCGGCTGCTCGACGAGGCGGTGGCACGGGAAAGTCCGGTGCCGCTGCGTGCGGTATATCTTGGCGGCACCATGCTCGACCCACGGATCGTCGAACGCGTCGAGGATGACTTCGGCATCGTCGTGATGCGAGCGTATGGATCCTCGGAGGTCCCGGTCAGCACCTCCGGGCAGCGGACGGACGCCCGGCAGGTGCGACATGCCGACGACGGAGTGCCGCTGGCCGATGTCGAGGTGCGACTGGGTTCGAGCGGGGATTCGGCGGAGTGTTGCATCCGTGGTCCGCACACCTTTCTGGGTTATACCGATCCCGCCGCCGACGACAACGCCTTCGACGGAGAGTGGTTCCGCACCGGCGACGTCGCCGAGGTCGACGGCGGACGGGTCCGCATCGTGGGGCGGATCAAGGACATCGTGATCCGCAACGGGATGAAGATTCCCGCTGCCGAGGTCGAGCAGGCGGTGGCCGCGATAGCCGGTGTCGGCGAATGCGCGGCGTACTCGGTTCCCGATGCGACCACCGGAGAGCGATTGGCCCTGGCTCTGGTGCTCGACGGCGACGCGGAGTTGTCGCTGGCAGAGTTGACTGCGGCGCTGGTGTCGGCCGGACTGCCCAAGTACAAGCTGCCCGAGGAATTGGTGTTCTGGGATCAGCCGCTGCCGGTCAATGCCAACGGCAAGGTGGCGCGCAACAGGTTGCACGAGCATGCGGCCGGTCGGCCACGGGTGGTGGCCGACCGCCTGGTCGCAGCAGATTGA